The DNA segment CCAACGGAGAGGTCAAATACAAGATCATCGCCAAGAACAATTACAACATCGCCATCATCAAATTCGTTCTCTCGGACACCGTGCCTACCAACACGACCTTTGTTAGCGTGCTAGGAAGCACCAACGCGACCGGCAAGACCGTGATCTACAGCACCGATAACGGCGCGACTTGGACGGCAACTGCCCCCACCACTGGAACAACCTTCCTCGTGGCGCTTGACGCTACAACGGGCGGAGACCTGCTGCCTGACGCCCTGCCCGCCGCTGCCACCGTGATCATGGACTTTGTGGTCACCGTCAAATAATCCTCCTCCCCGCGCGCCCTGCCTTCTGTGTGGGGCGCGCTTTTTCATAACGTAGCGACGATCAAGGCCCGCCGCTTACCACCAACAACAGAAACTCTTTTGCCCTGCCCCCAGTTTTATCTCCACGCACATTTTCGTGCGCCGTGCCCACCCCACCCCAATCCCTTCTAGGAGAAGCCCCATGACCCGCTCCCAATTTATCCTTCCCGCGCTGCTGGCGGGCCTGCTGGCCCCCGGCTTCGCTGGCGCGCAGACCTTGACGCCCGCTGGGACCGTGATCACCAACCAGGCGCAGGCCGAATTCCTGTCACCCACCACGGGCCAGCCGACGGTTTCTAAATCCAACGTCGTGCAGACCACCGTGTCTGCCCTCTGTGCCCTGAGCGTGACCCCCGACGGCACCGTGGCCCAGCCCGGCCAGAGCGCCGCGTTGTTGCCCGGCGAGCAGGCGACGTTCGTGTACAAGGTGGTCAACGCGGGCAACGCCACGTCTACCTTTGGCGTGTCTGCCCGCACCGAGGCAGGCGGCACTTCCGCCCCTGGCCTGAAACTGGTGCGTGACCTGAACGGCAACGGCAAAGCCGACGCGAACGAGCCGGAGATCAGCAGCGTGACGCTGGACGCCGACAGGAGTGCAGACGTACTGCTGCTAGTGGACGCGGTTACTGCCGGGGACGCCTTCGTGAATCTAGTGGCCGGGTGCGCGGGCGGCCAGAGCGACAGCAACAACGTCAGCGTGGTCCGCATCAGCCCGCCCCCCGAACTCGCCGTGAGCAAGAGCTTTGCGCCTGCGCTGCTGCGCCCCGGCTCGGAGACTACCGTGACGGTCAAGACCACCAACGGCGGCAAGGGCCAGAGCCGCGAGGTGATCCTGACCGATGACCTGACCGAGCAGCTCGCGCAAGGGCTGAGCTTTGTGGCAGGCAGCGCCATTGCCAGCACTGGAACGCTGGAATACACCGCCGACGGCAGTGTCTGGACCGCCACGCCCGCAGCGGTGGTGCGCGGCGTGCGCGTGCGCGTGCCCAGTCTGGCCCCCGGCGCAGACGTGACCCTGACCTTCCGCATGCGCGCCGATGCCAGCGCCGAGAACAAGATCATCCCCAACACCGCCACCGCCCTGACGGGCAAGAATACGGTCAGCGACACGGCGAAAGTGGACGTACGCTACCTGCCCGCCGTCGCCATCGGCCCGGAAGGCAACCCCGAAGCCCCCGAAGGCAGCGCCGCAGACCGCCAGAGCAGGGTGCTGGCCGTGGTGGGCCAGCCGGTCTGCTTTGACCACACCGCCAAGAACACGGGCGACGTGAAAGACACGTTTACCCTGAGCGTGGCCTATCCCACGGGCGGGGCCACTGCCATTTTCCTGGGCCAGGACGGTCAGCCCCTCGCGCAGCCGCTCCCCCTGGACGCGGGCCAGAGCGTGTTCGTGCGCGTGTGCTACACCTCCGCGCAGCCGGGACCGCTGGACGCCCTGATCACCATCAGGGGGGACCGGGGAACGAGCAACGCCACGGCGGACGCGGTGGACAGCGTGGAAGCGGGCCTGCCCGAACTGGTCAAGTCCTACGTGGCCACCGCAAAAGACGGCCAGACGATGGTGACCCTGCCCGCAGGCGCGACGGTGGCGGCAGGGGACACCATCACTTACAAGCTCAGCGTCCGCAACCCCTACAGCCGCCCGCTGACCGGTGTGGTGGTGAGCGACAAGTTGACCGCTCATCTGGATTTCGTGAGCGCGTCAGACGGCGGAATCGGCACTGGAACGCCCGGCACCCAGACCGTCGGGTGGGCGCTGGGGACGCTGGCCCCCAACGAGACGCGCGTGCTGACCGTGGTCACGTCCGTCAGCGCCCGCGCAGTGGACGGCGAGGCTCTTAAAAATATCTTCCAGTTTGTTAGCACCCAGACCCCGGACTCGCTGAACAGCAACGAGGTCATGACCCCGGTGTGGACCGCCAAGCTGGCCGTCCTCAAGGATGTGAACGCCCCCGAGGTGACCGTGGGGGACCGCCTGACCTACACCCTGACCGTCACCAACAAATCGGCCACCACGTCCATCGTGGACGCGCAGATCAACGACACGCCCGCCAAGGGCCTGAGCTACATCCCCGGCAGCAGCAAGCTGGACGGCCAGCCGATTGCCGATCCGCAGATCACGGGCGGCGTGCTGACCTGGGCCGTGGCCGAACTGAAAGCCGGGGTGCCGATCACGCTGACCTACGACACGCGCGTGACCCCGGACGCCCTGGGCGAACTGGTCAACACTGTGACCGTCAGTGGCATCGGGGCCGGGGGCGTGGCCCGCGCGATTGCCAGCAACCGGGCGGTGGCCACGGTCAAGCTCAAGCTGCTGAACTTTGCGCCGCTGTCGGACATCCTGGGACTGGTGTACGTGGACCGCAACCGCGACGGGCGCTATCAGGAAGGACTGGATACCCCGCTGCCGCGCGCCCGCGTGCTGCTGGCCGGGGGCCGCCAGACCCTGACCGACGTGGGAGGCCGCTACAGCTTTCCCAATGTCGCCAATGGCACGCAGGCGCTGCGTCTGGACCCGCTGACCACCCCGTACCCGCCGCTGCATGTGCCGCGTGACGGCGGCCTGAGCGGCACCCAGACGGTGTTCGTGAACGGCCTGACCGGGGTGGACTTTCCGCTGGCTCCGCTGGGCGGCGAGATTCTGGCGCTGCGCCGCACCACCCTGATGGCAGGTGACGTGACGCTGGAAAAAGCCGTCTACGCCGTGGACGGCGGCTACGTGGTCACGCTGAAACTGATCACGCCGCGCGCCCTGGAAGGGGTGGACCTCACTGATCCGCTGCCCGCCGGGGCCACTTTGAAAGAAGGCCGCAATAGCGTGACCGGTAACCTGCCCGCAGGTGAAACGAACCTCACCTACCGCTTTGCCTGGACCGGCGAGCCGCGCGCGGCCACCACCGATCCCACGCTGAGCTGGAGGGAATGAAACCGTGAAGCGCAACCCACATCATCTGCACCGCATCGCCCTGACCCTCTCTGCCCTGCTGGCAATGGGGTCGGGCGCGAATGCCATGGAAACCGGCACTGAGATCAAGACCAGCCTCCCCCTGACCAGCGTGGGCGACGCCCTGGCGTGGACGGTGGGCGACCAGAACCTGACGCTGGACGTGCCGGTGGGCGGCGTGGTGCGCCTGGAACTGTACAGCCCCCGCCTGGACCAGTCGGATTACCGCAGTGACGGTTATTACGGCGACGAGCAGTACGACGGCAACGCCTCGCAGGTCTCCACCACCTTCAGTGTGCTGGACGCGGGCGGCAAGGTTGTCGTGACGCGCACCTTTAGCCCCGGCAAACACGGCTGGGAGACGCTGCTGGATCAGAACCTGCCCACAGGCAAGTACACCCTGCGCGCCGTCACGCAGGGCAACGGCAAGAACACCTTCGCCATCCGTCTGGCCGGGGTCAGCGCCGCTGTCAGCGCAGACCGCCTGACCGTCAACGTGCATTCGCAGAACTGGGTGCCGGCCATCAACGTGACCACCGACGGCGGCGCATACGCCCTGAAGATGTATGACGGAGACGGCCCCGACGAGCTGGAAGCCCGCGTGATCGACGCGGCCACTGGCTACGCCACGCCGCTGCCGATCAGCCGCAACCTGGGCGAGGTGGAATTGCCCCTGCCACAGCGTGCCGGGAAATACGTGATCGAACTGCGCCAGCCCACAGGCGCAAAGCAGTACAGCAACGCAGTGGGCTTCAGCCTGATGCGCGCGGGCGTGCCGACGCCGATCACGGTCAGTGTGGTGGACCAGACCGGTCTGTTGCGCGTGACCGCCGAGTTGATTCTGCCCGGCGGTTCTCAGCCCACTGTTGCAGATGTGCAGGTGGGGGACCAGACCCTGACCGTCGATGGCCGCAGCGAGACGCGCGTGGCCGCCGGAAGCTATCCGGTCAGCGTGGGGGCAGTCGCGGGCGCGCAGGTCAGCGTGACCCCCAGTGTCACCGTGCCGCGCGGCGGTGTGGCCGAGGCCAGGGTGGAAGTGCGCCCGCAGGTGGCCCTGAGCCTGGAGAGCGACAAATCCGAGGTCTGCGTGGGCGACACCGTGACCCTGACCGCCCGCGCAACCACCGCTTTTGCTGGAGAACTGCCGCTCGACCTGAAGCTGGATACGGCGGGCCTGACGGTGGACGGCCTGAGCAACCTGACTGGAACTTTCAGCGCCGACAAACCCGGCGAACTGCGCGTGACGGGCGCGGCCACCCGCCCCGGCCCGCTGACCTTCAGCGCCACGCTGGCCCCCTGGAACCAGAGCCAGAGTGTGGGTCTGAACGTGCGGCCCGACTCCACCCCGCTGCAACTGAGCCGCGCCGCGCTGACCGACACCCCCATGGGTGGGGAAGCCACGGTCACGCTGACCCTCAGGAACACGGGCGAAGTCACCGTGCCCTACACCCTGACCGACCTGCCCGGCGCAGGGCTGGAAGCGCTGGACCCCACCACCTTCAGCGGCGAACTGGCGGGCGGTGAAACAGAAACCCTGAGCTACCGCGTGCGCGTGACTGCGGCGGGAACGGCCAGCCTGAACGCCACGCTGGACACCCCCGCCTGCCCCCGTCCGCAGACTGTGGCGGGTCAGTTGGTTGCAGTGCAGCCCGTCCCCGCACCCGCCCCACTGGTCACGCCGCCCCCGCCCCGGCCCACTCCTGCCGTCTCGCGCACAAGCGTTGTCAGTCTGCCCTTTGACGCTCCCGCTCAGGCCCGTGAGGTGGTCATCGCGCACGCCATTGCCGAGGGCGCGTCGTTCGTTGCGGGCAGCAGCCGTCTGGACGGGCAACCGATTGCCGATCCTCGCCGGGGGGCCAGTGGCACGCTGTACTGGACGCTGCCCGGTTCGCAGAACAACACCGTCCTGCGCGGCAGCATCACCTACACCCTGGCCCACACGGGCGCGCTGCCTGAACTGCCCGCCCCTGCGCTGCTGGCCCGCTACGGCGGCGAGCGCAGCGAGGTGTTGCAGGGCCGGATAGACGCCGGAGACCTGGCCGCCGCTGCCGCCCTGAGCGCCCCCGAACAGCTCAGCGAGAACGCCGGGGCCGTCAAACTGCCGCTGGCGGGCAGCGACGTGCGAATCCGTGACCGCATCAGCGTGGTGGTGGAATTGCCGATAGGTACGCAGAGCGACCTGAGCGTGAACGGCACGGTGATCGGCGCAGACCGCATCGGCCAGACCACCGAGGACGGCCCGCGCGGCGTGACCCGCCTGACCTACGTGGGCGTGCCGCTGAACATTGGCCCCAACGTCCTGACCTTCGCCGGGCAGAGTGTGACGATCAACCGCGTGGGACCGACCGCAAAGATAGAAGTCCTACCCGAGAGCCTGATCGCCGACGGCAGCACCCCGCTGCGGCTGAAGGTGCGGGCACTGGACGCCTTTGGCCGCCTGTCCTCGCAGTCTTCGGTGACGCTGCGTTCCAACCTGGAACCGCGCACCCCCGACGCCAACACCACCGAGGCCGACTTCCAGTTGCGCCTGACGGATGGGGAGGGCGTGCTGGAACTGCAACCCCAGGCGTCGCCCACCACCCTGAAACTGGACCTCCTGCAAGGCGCGAATATTACCCGTCAGACCTTCGCCGTCACCCCCGGCGGGGGCCGCGTGGGCGTGGGCATGGTCAGTGCCACGCTGGGCCTGGACGGCAATCTGAACCTGAGTGAAGACCTGAAGGTACAGGCCCGCGCCAGCTACGAGGGACCGCTGGCCGGGGGCAAGATTTATATCGCCGCCGACAAGGACGGCCTGCCCACCGAGCGCGACACCCTCAAGCGTTACAGCCTGTTCGGCGACAGCAGTGTGGAGAGCGTGCCGCTTCAGGGCAGTGACCCGGTGGCCGTGGAATATGACCATCCCGCCTTTCACGCACAGTACCGCCGCGCCGCCCTGCCCATCGACGTGTTGCCCGTGGGCGAGCAGTTCACGGCCCTCAGCGCCAACACCAAGGGCAATCCCCTGGTCTCTGGCTTCGTGGCCCTGGTCCCTGAGGCCCGTGTCGCGGACGAACGCGTCCTTCCTGAAGGCACCCGCATCCTGCGATTGAAGAACGGCGACATCAGCCTCGGCAGCGAGACGCTGGAAGTCGTGACACTGGAGCAGACCACGGGCAAGGAGCTGGGCCGCGTCCGGCTGCTGCCCAACGTGGATTACCAGTTGGACCGCACCACTGGCATCGTCACCCTGACCCGCGCGCTGGACCGGGTGGACGCTGCACTCAACGACGTGGCGGTGCTGGCCTCGT comes from the Deinococcus sp. AJ005 genome and includes:
- a CDS encoding DUF11 domain-containing protein; protein product: MKRNPHHLHRIALTLSALLAMGSGANAMETGTEIKTSLPLTSVGDALAWTVGDQNLTLDVPVGGVVRLELYSPRLDQSDYRSDGYYGDEQYDGNASQVSTTFSVLDAGGKVVVTRTFSPGKHGWETLLDQNLPTGKYTLRAVTQGNGKNTFAIRLAGVSAAVSADRLTVNVHSQNWVPAINVTTDGGAYALKMYDGDGPDELEARVIDAATGYATPLPISRNLGEVELPLPQRAGKYVIELRQPTGAKQYSNAVGFSLMRAGVPTPITVSVVDQTGLLRVTAELILPGGSQPTVADVQVGDQTLTVDGRSETRVAAGSYPVSVGAVAGAQVSVTPSVTVPRGGVAEARVEVRPQVALSLESDKSEVCVGDTVTLTARATTAFAGELPLDLKLDTAGLTVDGLSNLTGTFSADKPGELRVTGAATRPGPLTFSATLAPWNQSQSVGLNVRPDSTPLQLSRAALTDTPMGGEATVTLTLRNTGEVTVPYTLTDLPGAGLEALDPTTFSGELAGGETETLSYRVRVTAAGTASLNATLDTPACPRPQTVAGQLVAVQPVPAPAPLVTPPPPRPTPAVSRTSVVSLPFDAPAQAREVVIAHAIAEGASFVAGSSRLDGQPIADPRRGASGTLYWTLPGSQNNTVLRGSITYTLAHTGALPELPAPALLARYGGERSEVLQGRIDAGDLAAAAALSAPEQLSENAGAVKLPLAGSDVRIRDRISVVVELPIGTQSDLSVNGTVIGADRIGQTTEDGPRGVTRLTYVGVPLNIGPNVLTFAGQSVTINRVGPTAKIEVLPESLIADGSTPLRLKVRALDAFGRLSSQSSVTLRSNLEPRTPDANTTEADFQLRLTDGEGVLELQPQASPTTLKLDLLQGANITRQTFAVTPGGGRVGVGMVSATLGLDGNLNLSEDLKVQARASYEGPLAGGKIYIAADKDGLPTERDTLKRYSLFGDSSVESVPLQGSDPVAVEYDHPAFHAQYRRAALPIDVLPVGEQFTALSANTKGNPLVSGFVALVPEARVADERVLPEGTRILRLKNGDISLGSETLEVVTLEQTTGKELGRVRLLPNVDYQLDRTTGIVTLTRALDRVDAALNDVAVLASYRLENENSQRKLAYGVQAGYAGQNYSVGVAAVSLDSTVTFGARARYANGDTRADGLLAYSGGMQASLDANTKLGGSGLGGGNLGFKVRYQSAGYAGLAAFAPGLTVNGSYDAKVTSNVRVLVDGEYHRTPTATEDTTGGSVSARADVALSPFSVGGGLKVGFGDSAGLSGIASAGYHRAPLDVDVVHTQPLSSSGVGGVQKAETNIGVRYRIGKVTLGITDKVTWGVGQTAALTLDSTLGRTNYAVAYDLPTVGGQGNRARFGVTTTLPLNARTGLGLRGSAVYDIASSKTELGGGTDLNYKSETVSATAGTDLVLNDKGFGVVIRAGVAGQLTPHLTLSADSLAEFGAGRGGLRAAVGYAYRNSAFNSLGTLRYVNGSLAGNKPELSGNLSAEYRQPVWAVRGGVDTRTLLNDPGSFTAQAALGGTAYIGERFGVGAWGRVLTQPSTGTTQTGYGLEASVRALPGTWLTAGYNLAGFEGIGNQYTKKGAYVRLDLTLDETVGGGK
- a CDS encoding isopeptide-forming domain-containing fimbrial protein, which codes for MTRSQFILPALLAGLLAPGFAGAQTLTPAGTVITNQAQAEFLSPTTGQPTVSKSNVVQTTVSALCALSVTPDGTVAQPGQSAALLPGEQATFVYKVVNAGNATSTFGVSARTEAGGTSAPGLKLVRDLNGNGKADANEPEISSVTLDADRSADVLLLVDAVTAGDAFVNLVAGCAGGQSDSNNVSVVRISPPPELAVSKSFAPALLRPGSETTVTVKTTNGGKGQSREVILTDDLTEQLAQGLSFVAGSAIASTGTLEYTADGSVWTATPAAVVRGVRVRVPSLAPGADVTLTFRMRADASAENKIIPNTATALTGKNTVSDTAKVDVRYLPAVAIGPEGNPEAPEGSAADRQSRVLAVVGQPVCFDHTAKNTGDVKDTFTLSVAYPTGGATAIFLGQDGQPLAQPLPLDAGQSVFVRVCYTSAQPGPLDALITIRGDRGTSNATADAVDSVEAGLPELVKSYVATAKDGQTMVTLPAGATVAAGDTITYKLSVRNPYSRPLTGVVVSDKLTAHLDFVSASDGGIGTGTPGTQTVGWALGTLAPNETRVLTVVTSVSARAVDGEALKNIFQFVSTQTPDSLNSNEVMTPVWTAKLAVLKDVNAPEVTVGDRLTYTLTVTNKSATTSIVDAQINDTPAKGLSYIPGSSKLDGQPIADPQITGGVLTWAVAELKAGVPITLTYDTRVTPDALGELVNTVTVSGIGAGGVARAIASNRAVATVKLKLLNFAPLSDILGLVYVDRNRDGRYQEGLDTPLPRARVLLAGGRQTLTDVGGRYSFPNVANGTQALRLDPLTTPYPPLHVPRDGGLSGTQTVFVNGLTGVDFPLAPLGGEILALRRTTLMAGDVTLEKAVYAVDGGYVVTLKLITPRALEGVDLTDPLPAGATLKEGRNSVTGNLPAGETNLTYRFAWTGEPRAATTDPTLSWRE